A portion of the Krasilnikovia cinnamomea genome contains these proteins:
- a CDS encoding glycoside hydrolase family 3 protein, whose product MPRQGDLPELAATVLQPGFVGTTAPDWVRRRLAEGLGGVALFARNVESAAQVAALTAQLRAERPDVIVAIDEEAGDVTRLESRYGSSRPGNLALGAIDDVTVTEVVAHDLGLDLAHAGITVDYAPDTDVNSNPDNPVIGVRAFGSDAHLVARHGAAFVTGLQRAGVAACAKHFPGHGDTNVDSHHAVPVIDRSRAELDACELLPFRAAIAAGVQAVMTGHLLVPAWDPELPATLSRRILTGLLREELGFTGLIVTDGIEMEGVRRRYGLAGAAVRALAAGADAICVGGDHADEHTAVLLRDAIVAAVRSGELGEQRLRDAAERVRRLAAWTEVSQIATGARAAADARAARSPTAPGPIGAAQAGSAVGLAAARRAVKITIGAAAPALPLTEAPHVVEFAPPRNIAVGSETPWGVGGPLAERMPGTTAVRLDADDLAGVPDPAAPVLAGAAGRPLVLVVRDAHRHPWIAGALAHTLAVRPDAIVVEMGVPVAVSGGVHVATYGATRACGLAATEVIAGSTVPTPEPVAA is encoded by the coding sequence ATGCCGCGACAAGGGGACTTGCCGGAACTCGCCGCCACCGTGCTGCAGCCGGGCTTCGTGGGCACCACCGCGCCGGACTGGGTGCGCCGCCGCCTCGCCGAGGGCCTCGGTGGAGTGGCGCTGTTCGCCCGCAACGTCGAATCCGCGGCCCAGGTCGCCGCGCTCACCGCGCAACTGCGCGCGGAACGGCCGGACGTCATCGTGGCGATCGACGAGGAGGCCGGTGACGTCACCCGGCTCGAATCCCGTTACGGCAGCTCGCGTCCGGGCAATCTGGCCCTCGGCGCGATCGACGACGTCACGGTCACCGAGGTCGTCGCCCACGACCTCGGGCTCGACCTCGCCCACGCGGGCATCACTGTGGACTACGCCCCCGACACCGACGTCAATTCCAATCCGGACAACCCGGTGATCGGCGTACGGGCGTTCGGATCCGACGCGCACCTGGTCGCCCGGCACGGCGCCGCGTTCGTCACCGGCCTGCAGCGGGCGGGGGTGGCCGCCTGTGCCAAGCACTTCCCGGGTCACGGTGACACCAATGTGGACTCGCACCACGCCGTACCCGTGATCGACCGCAGCCGGGCCGAGCTGGACGCGTGTGAGCTGCTGCCGTTCCGTGCCGCGATCGCCGCCGGGGTGCAGGCCGTGATGACCGGGCATCTGCTGGTGCCCGCCTGGGATCCGGAGCTGCCCGCGACGCTGAGCCGGCGCATCCTCACCGGCCTGCTGCGCGAGGAACTCGGCTTCACCGGGCTCATCGTCACCGACGGCATCGAGATGGAGGGTGTGCGCCGACGGTACGGGCTGGCGGGTGCCGCCGTGCGGGCGCTGGCCGCGGGCGCCGACGCCATCTGTGTGGGCGGCGACCACGCCGACGAGCACACCGCGGTGCTGTTGCGCGACGCGATCGTCGCGGCGGTGCGCTCCGGCGAGCTCGGCGAACAACGACTGCGGGACGCCGCCGAGCGGGTCCGCCGGCTGGCCGCCTGGACCGAGGTGAGCCAGATCGCCACCGGCGCCCGCGCGGCCGCCGACGCGCGCGCCGCCAGGTCGCCGACGGCGCCCGGCCCCATCGGCGCCGCGCAGGCCGGATCCGCGGTGGGCCTGGCGGCCGCCCGGCGGGCCGTCAAGATCACCATCGGCGCGGCGGCCCCCGCCCTGCCGCTGACCGAGGCGCCGCACGTGGTCGAGTTCGCCCCGCCCCGCAACATCGCGGTCGGGTCGGAGACCCCGTGGGGCGTGGGCGGTCCCCTGGCCGAGCGCATGCCCGGCACCACGGCGGTCCGGCTCGACGCCGACGATCTCGCCGGGGTGCCCGATCCCGCCGCCCCGGTGCTGGCGGGTGCCGCCGGTCGCCCGCTGGTGCTCGTGGTCCGCGACGCGCACCGGCACCCCTGGATCGCCGGGGCGCTCGCGCACACCCTCGCCGTGCGGCCGGACGCGATCGTCGTGGAGATGGGTGTCCCGGTCGCGGTCAGCGGCGGCGTGCACGTCGCCACGTACGGCGCCACCCGCGCCTGCGGGCTCGCCGCCACCGAGGTCATCGCCGGATCGACCGTGCCCACGCCGGAGCCCGTGGCGGCCTGA
- a CDS encoding C40 family peptidase, whose protein sequence is MSHSHPPVLRRLALFGLAAALVTTVTLGAAAPSPAAADSRAAGSHATAAQRAAKARAAQARAVAAAKARGLRIVAFAKAQKGKPYRLGAGGPKAFDCSGLAGYVYRKAQLKLGRTANAQFHQVRRLAKAQRRPGDLVFWVRGGHAYHVAVYAGQGKVWHAPKPGSRVKLAAIFEPGRVRYGRIGV, encoded by the coding sequence ATGTCTCATTCCCACCCGCCGGTTCTGCGTCGCCTCGCTCTGTTCGGGCTGGCCGCAGCGCTGGTAACCACCGTCACCCTGGGTGCCGCGGCGCCGTCGCCGGCGGCGGCGGACTCCAGGGCGGCCGGGTCGCACGCGACCGCGGCTCAGCGGGCCGCCAAGGCCCGCGCGGCTCAGGCGCGCGCCGTCGCGGCGGCCAAGGCCCGGGGCCTGCGGATCGTCGCGTTCGCCAAGGCGCAAAAGGGCAAGCCCTACCGGCTCGGCGCCGGCGGCCCGAAGGCCTTCGACTGCTCCGGCCTGGCCGGATACGTCTACCGCAAGGCGCAGCTGAAGCTGGGCCGCACCGCGAACGCCCAGTTCCACCAGGTGCGCCGCCTGGCCAAGGCGCAGCGGCGCCCCGGCGACCTGGTCTTCTGGGTTCGCGGCGGGCACGCCTACCACGTGGCCGTCTACGCCGGTCAGGGGAAGGTGTGGCACGCCCCGAAGCCCGGCAGCCGGGTCAAGCTCGCGGCGATCTTCGAGCCCGGCAGGGTCAGGTACGGCCGGATCGGCGTCTGA
- a CDS encoding glycosyltransferase, whose product MRVAMISENTGSLGAGGRHVLELAEALAELGHDVRIHTRRDDPAAPDVVRAPGGVPVVRVPAGPARVLPVQERLPCLGEFARWLGRSWRDGDWAPAVVHAHFWTGGLAAVTAARRIGVPVVQSFHELGAGPAEPGGNGPSRAGYERALGRAVDRVLARSQQEVGELVDRGVPRPRITFVPAGVDSRRFNPDGPVAERDPRRPRILAVGRLADGTGYGAVVRAMRAVPGAEFVLIGGPPAAGLPDDPQAARLRELAVRCQVADRVRLVGAVTSADLPAWYRSADVFVVAPGQDRYEAAPLEAMACGVPVVGVASGALPETVVDGLTGDLVPAADPEALGGTLRRLIIDPVRRFAYATAALDRARQAYSWQRAAAQVGAVYAALESRSDAEAVA is encoded by the coding sequence ATGCGCGTCGCGATGATCTCGGAGAACACCGGTTCCCTGGGCGCCGGCGGCCGGCACGTCCTGGAGCTGGCCGAGGCGCTGGCGGAGCTCGGCCACGACGTACGGATCCACACCCGGCGCGACGACCCCGCCGCGCCCGACGTGGTGCGGGCCCCGGGCGGTGTCCCGGTGGTACGGGTTCCCGCCGGTCCGGCGCGGGTGCTTCCCGTCCAGGAGCGGCTGCCGTGCCTGGGTGAGTTCGCGCGGTGGCTGGGCCGCTCCTGGCGGGACGGGGACTGGGCGCCGGCCGTGGTGCACGCGCACTTCTGGACGGGCGGTCTCGCCGCGGTGACCGCGGCCCGCCGGATCGGCGTACCCGTGGTGCAGTCGTTCCACGAGCTGGGCGCGGGCCCCGCCGAGCCGGGCGGCAACGGCCCGTCGCGGGCCGGCTACGAGCGGGCGCTCGGCCGCGCCGTCGATCGGGTGCTCGCCCGCAGCCAGCAGGAGGTAGGCGAACTGGTGGACCGGGGGGTGCCGCGCCCGCGGATCACCTTCGTCCCGGCCGGGGTGGACAGCCGGCGGTTCAACCCGGACGGCCCGGTGGCGGAGCGCGACCCGCGCCGCCCCCGCATCCTGGCCGTCGGGCGGCTGGCCGACGGTACGGGCTACGGCGCCGTGGTCCGGGCCATGCGGGCCGTGCCGGGAGCGGAGTTCGTGCTGATCGGCGGCCCGCCCGCGGCCGGGCTGCCCGACGACCCGCAGGCCGCCCGGCTGCGCGAGCTCGCGGTGCGCTGCCAGGTCGCCGACCGGGTCCGCCTGGTCGGTGCCGTCACCTCGGCGGACCTGCCGGCCTGGTACCGCTCGGCGGACGTGTTCGTCGTCGCGCCCGGGCAGGACCGGTACGAGGCGGCTCCGCTGGAGGCGATGGCGTGCGGCGTGCCCGTGGTGGGCGTCGCGTCCGGCGCGCTGCCGGAGACCGTGGTGGACGGCCTGACCGGTGATCTCGTGCCAGCCGCCGACCCCGAGGCGCTGGGGGGCACGCTGCGCCGGCTGATCATCGACCCGGTGCGCCGGTTCGCGTACGCGACCGCCGCGCTGGACCGGGCCCGCCAGGCGTACTCCTGGCAGCGGGCGGCGGCCCAGGTCGGCGCCGTGTACGCGGCGCTGGAGAGCCGCTCCGACGCCGAGGCGGTCGCGTAG
- a CDS encoding DUF6401 family natural product biosynthesis protein — protein sequence MTGLFGGHAARAALRSAHACLDAVHASVGVSGFAAAAESPGLLAAVDQHSAGIRESLSADSRPLTAVVLAAYAEGVREAAYKHGWRAPADGIDWEVQDWVLVRLLAVCTLARSLPPRR from the coding sequence ATGACTGGCCTGTTCGGCGGCCACGCCGCCCGCGCTGCACTGCGCTCCGCCCATGCCTGCCTCGACGCCGTACACGCGTCGGTGGGAGTTTCCGGTTTCGCCGCGGCCGCGGAGTCCCCCGGCCTGCTGGCAGCCGTGGACCAGCACTCCGCCGGGATCCGGGAGAGCCTGTCCGCGGACAGCCGCCCGCTGACGGCCGTGGTCCTCGCCGCGTACGCCGAAGGCGTCCGGGAGGCCGCGTACAAGCACGGCTGGCGCGCGCCGGCCGACGGGATCGACTGGGAGGTGCAGGACTGGGTGCTGGTGCGCCTGCTGGCCGTGTGCACACTCGCCCGGAGCCTGCCCCCGCGCCGCTGA